A single genomic interval of Chitinophaga sp. 180180018-3 harbors:
- a CDS encoding SusD/RagB family nutrient-binding outer membrane lipoprotein, which produces MRKTLFIILIAGTCFTGCKKFLDVNKDPNNPVDVQESLILAPVELNISDNIQGGNVGIIVQNYVQNIAANQLNPYVGSYQLFNTDMDGDWTNFYVTSLNNLITLNKKAEANGNYNYAAIAKILTAYTLGTATDFWGDIPYSKGFSPANFLVPYDKQEDIYKSIQSLLANAIADIDKNSNVKTPSGDDYFYNGDMSRWRKLAWSLKARYFIHLTKAPGYTAANQASQAMVALQQGMMSNDDDMKFNYTGAAGSENIWYLTFTPVTTYVMNATLVDSLVNRNDPRLSKIVLPASATSQYTGRRIGTATGTLESYSYPAAFYSAKSSSNYIFSYSEALFVQAEALLITQGAAAAQPVYVRAINSHLSKLGIDTTSAAALSYVQRRALSGGNALQRIMEEKAVANIFNFETYNDWRRTGYPALKKVDGALIDIPRRLLYPQSEILSNPQPQQTAVQSTRIWWDVSQ; this is translated from the coding sequence ATGAGAAAAACATTGTTCATTATATTGATAGCAGGTACCTGTTTTACAGGATGCAAAAAATTCCTTGATGTTAACAAGGATCCCAACAACCCGGTAGATGTGCAGGAATCGCTGATATTGGCGCCGGTAGAGCTGAATATCTCCGATAATATACAGGGCGGAAATGTGGGAATTATTGTGCAGAATTATGTGCAGAATATTGCCGCCAACCAGTTGAATCCGTATGTGGGCAGCTATCAGTTATTTAATACAGATATGGATGGCGACTGGACTAACTTTTACGTGACATCGCTGAATAATCTCATCACGTTAAATAAAAAAGCAGAAGCCAATGGCAATTATAATTATGCCGCTATCGCGAAGATATTAACGGCGTATACATTAGGTACAGCGACCGATTTCTGGGGTGATATCCCTTATTCAAAAGGCTTCTCTCCTGCTAATTTCCTGGTGCCATATGACAAGCAGGAAGATATCTATAAGAGCATCCAGTCGTTGCTGGCTAATGCCATAGCAGACATCGACAAGAACAGCAATGTAAAAACGCCATCGGGCGATGATTACTTCTACAACGGCGACATGTCGCGCTGGCGTAAGCTGGCATGGTCGCTGAAAGCGAGGTATTTCATTCACCTGACCAAAGCACCAGGTTACACCGCCGCCAATCAGGCATCGCAGGCGATGGTAGCTTTGCAGCAAGGGATGATGTCGAACGACGACGATATGAAATTCAATTATACCGGCGCAGCAGGTTCGGAAAATATCTGGTACCTGACCTTTACACCGGTGACCACGTATGTAATGAATGCTACATTAGTAGATTCACTGGTGAACCGGAATGACCCGCGGCTGAGCAAGATAGTGTTGCCAGCCAGTGCTACCAGTCAATATACCGGTCGCAGGATTGGTACGGCAACAGGTACACTGGAAAGTTATTCTTATCCTGCAGCATTCTACAGTGCAAAATCATCTTCCAACTATATCTTCAGTTATTCAGAAGCATTATTCGTACAGGCGGAAGCGTTATTAATCACCCAGGGCGCGGCAGCTGCACAACCGGTATATGTACGGGCTATTAACTCGCATCTGTCTAAACTGGGCATTGATACCACTTCTGCAGCAGCACTTAGTTATGTTCAGCGCCGTGCTTTAAGCGGTGGGAATGCGTTGCAGCGCATCATGGAGGAAAAAGCTGTGGCGAATATTTTCAATTTCGAAACGTATAACGACTGGCGGCGTACGGGTTATCCGGCGTTGAAGAAAGTAGATGGGGCATTGATAGATATTCCACGGAGGTTGTTATATCCGCAGAGCGAGATATTATCTAATCCACAGCCGCAGCAGACGGCTGTGCAGAGTACCCGGATATGGTGGGATGTATCCCAGTGA
- a CDS encoding serine hydrolase domain-containing protein, with product MRKIFFVLALFSAIHPVTGQSSKTNLFIDSFVQKNNFNGTILLAKNNKAWYKKSFGSANFQQKIPNTPDTRYKIASITKAFTAVLILQLYEQGKIDLNKTINAYLPDYKGEAADKVTVAELLNMTSGIHNMDAGVTAESAIKNGMPQYQMPHTADEMLTLFSSGKLETEPGKVWDYNNADYIILGKMIEHLTGKTFEENLTSHILQPLVMANTGIAYQHKIIPQLADTYFYRDDMKALVNDLPVYLENWYAAGGMYSTVDDILKFANALFSRKLLQQATLNLMFTSGLGEYGYGVWVYKNYDIHHKNYTIIKRPGSIMGAQAMLFHVLEEGSTIIILSNTGTTSLDDFAAKIAGEIIH from the coding sequence ATGAGAAAAATATTTTTTGTCCTGGCCCTCTTCTCAGCTATCCATCCCGTTACCGGACAATCCTCTAAAACAAATCTCTTTATCGATTCTTTTGTACAAAAGAATAATTTTAATGGCACTATCTTACTGGCAAAAAATAATAAGGCCTGGTATAAAAAAAGTTTTGGATCAGCCAACTTTCAGCAGAAAATACCCAATACACCTGATACCAGGTATAAGATTGCTTCCATTACCAAAGCCTTTACTGCCGTATTGATTCTACAACTTTATGAGCAAGGTAAAATTGATTTAAATAAAACAATCAACGCTTATTTACCGGACTATAAGGGCGAAGCCGCCGATAAAGTTACGGTGGCTGAACTGCTGAACATGACATCGGGCATTCATAATATGGATGCCGGCGTTACCGCTGAATCAGCCATAAAAAACGGAATGCCGCAGTACCAGATGCCACATACTGCGGATGAAATGCTGACACTTTTCAGCAGCGGCAAGTTAGAAACCGAACCAGGTAAAGTATGGGACTATAACAACGCCGATTATATTATACTTGGTAAAATGATTGAACACCTCACCGGGAAAACGTTCGAAGAAAATCTAACCTCGCATATACTACAACCTTTGGTGATGGCTAATACAGGTATTGCCTATCAGCACAAGATCATCCCTCAGCTCGCTGATACTTATTTTTACAGAGATGATATGAAAGCTTTGGTGAACGACCTGCCTGTTTACCTGGAGAACTGGTACGCAGCCGGCGGCATGTACTCTACTGTTGACGATATCCTGAAATTTGCCAATGCGTTGTTCAGCAGAAAATTATTGCAACAGGCTACACTTAACCTCATGTTTACTTCCGGGCTGGGTGAATATGGTTACGGTGTCTGGGTATATAAAAATTATGACATTCACCATAAAAATTATACAATCATTAAAAGACCAGGCTCTATTATGGGAGCACAGGCGATGTTGTTTCATGTGTTGGAAGAAGGCTCCACTATTATCATCCTGAGCAATACCGGCACAACAAGTCTGGATGATTTTGCTGCAAAAATAGCGGGAGAGATTATTCATTAA